GCATTTGTGGCCTCTGCGCCGTTAGAACTTTTCCTCGGCAATGCCGGGACGGCGATGCGCCCATTGGCTGCGGCGCTATGTCTGAGCGATGGTGACATTGTGCTGACGGGGGAACCGCGGATGAAAGAGCGCCCGATTGGCCATCTGGTTGATGCATTGCGTCAGGGTGGTGCGAAGATTGACTACCTGGAGCAGGAGCATTACCCCCCCGTGCGCTTAAAAGGCGGTTTTCAGGGAGGGGACATCAGTGTCGATGGTTCTGTGTCCAGCCAGTTCCTGACAGCATTGCTGATGGCTGCGCCATTAGCGAAGCAGGATACCCGCATCCGCATTAAAGGTGATCTGGTTTCTAAACCCTATATTGATATCACCCTGCATATGATGAAAACCTTTGGGATTACGGTAATTAACGAGGGTTATCAAACATTTGTTGTGTGTGGTAATCAGCGCTACCGTTCTCCTGGCCAGTATCTGGTGGAAGGCGATGCGTCTTCTGCATCTTATTTTCTTGCGGCAGCAGCGATTCGAGGTGGTACGGTTCGAGTGACTGGCGTTGGACGTGCGAGTGTTCAGGGCGATATTCGTTTTGCCGATGTGCTGGAGAAAATGGGGGCTCACATCCGCTGGGGTGATGATTATATTGAGTGTCAGCGTGGTGAATTGCATGCCATTGATATGGATATGAATCATATTCCTGATGCAGCAATGACGATTGCCACGACGGCGCTATTTGCCCAGGGGGGAACCACTACACTGCGAAACATCTACAACTGGCGAGTAAAAGAGACCGATCGGTTGGCTGCAATGGCAACTGAGCTTCGCAAAGTCGGTGCAGAGGTGGAGGAAGGGCACGATTATATTCGTATTACGCCACCATCGCAGTTGAAAACGGCGGATATCGGCACCTATAACGATCATCGCATGGCGATGTGTTTTTCGCTGGTGGCGTTATCGGATACACCGATAACGATTCTTGACCCAAAATGCACAGCCAAAACCTTCCCTGATTATTTTCAGCAACTGGAGCGCCTAAGCCAGCATGGCTGATTGAGATGCCATAGGGGTCACCCTATGGCATTAGCGAGATACTCTGGTTACAGAAAGATTCACCCAATATTCCATAGTAATCAGTCTTTAATTTCACGATTCTCGCCACAGCACGGTATAATGACTTATTGTATGGTCTATATGGCATACGATTTCTGTATTTGAAGGAGTAGATAATGGCGGTGACTGTACCGGTAATTACGGTTGACGGGCCAGGTGGCGCAGGTAAGGGCACATTGTGCAAGGCATTGGCGAATGCACTGCAATGGAATCTGCTCGATTCTGGTGCCATCTATCGAGTGTTGGCACTGGCTGCGTTGCACCATCAGGTTGATGTTACCTCCGAAGAGGCGTTAGTGCCTCTGGCTTCTCATCTGGATGTGCGATTTGTTCCGCAGCAGGATCAATTGCAGGTCATTTTGGAGGGCGAGGATGTCAGCAACGCGATCCGCACTCAGGAAGTCGGCAACACGGCGTCGCAGGCAGCAGTATTTCCCCGTGTGCGAGAAGCTTTGTTACGCCGCCAGAGAGCATTCCGTGAAATGCCTGGACTCATTGCTGATGGCCGGGATATGGGGACGGTGGTTTTTCCTGATGCGCCGGTAAAAATCTTTTTAGATGCCAGTGCAGAGGAACGTGCAAAACGCCGCATGCTTCAGTTGCAGGAAAAAGGCTTTAATGTTAACTTTGAACGTCTTTTGTCCGAGATTAAAGAGCGCGATGATCGTGACCGTGGCCGATCTGTTGCGCCATTAGTGGCAGCGCCTGATGCTTTGCTGCTTGATTCGACCAATATGACGCTGGATGACGTTGTTGCTCGCGCGCTGGCTTATGTTCGAGAAAGGCTGTCTCTGGCCGTCTGACAATGCTTTTTGCCCCGCTGCAAGGATGTGGCGGGGATGTGAAACAACCCCATCGAGCAGGATGCCAGATGGACGTTAAATTTGAAAACCCAAAGATTATCAACATGACTGAATCTTTTGCTCAACTCTTTGAAGAATCCCTGAAAGAAATCGAAACCCGCCCGGGTTCCATCGTTCGTGGCGTTGTGGTTGCTATCGATAAGGACGTAGTCCTGGTTGATGCCGGCCTCAAGTCTGAATCTGCCATTCCGGTAGAGCAGTTCAAAAACGCCCAGGGTGAAATTGAAATCCAGGTCGGTGATGAAGTAGACGTAGCGCTGGACGCAGTAGAAGACGGCTTCGGCGAAACGCTGCTGTCTCGCGAAAAAGCTAAACGTCACGAAGCATGGCTGATGCTGGAAAAAGCTTACGAAGAAGCGGCTACTGTTACCGGTGTGATTAACGGTAAAGTGAAAGGCGGTTTCACCGTTGAGCTGAACGGTATTCGTGCGTTCCTGCCGGGTTCACTGGTAGATGTTCGTCCGGTACGTGACACCCTGCATCTGGAAGGCAAAGAGCTTGAGTTCAAAGTTATCAAGCTGGACCAGAAGCGCAACAACGTTGTGGTTTCCCGTCGTGCCGTTATCGAATCTGAAAATAGCGCAGAACGTGATCAACTGCTGGAAAACCTGCAAGAAGGCATGGAAGTTAAAGGTATCGTTAAGAACCTCACTGACTACGGTGCATTCGTTGATCTGGGCGGTGTTGACGGCCTGCTGCACATCACCGATATGGCTTGGAAACGTGTTAAACATCCGAGCGAAATCGTCAATGTGGGCGACGAAATCACTGTTAAAGTGCTGAAGTTTGACCGCGAACGTACCCGTGTATCCCTGGGCCTGAAACAGCTGGGTGAAGATCCGTGGGTGGCTATCGCTAAACGTTACCCGGAAGGCACCAAGCTGACTGGTCGCGTAACTAACCTGACTGATTACGGCTGCTTCGTTGAAATTGAAGAAGGTGTTGAAGGTCTGGTACACGTTTCTGAAATGGACTGGACTAACAAGAACATCCATCCGTCCAAAGTAGTTAATGTGGGCGACGTGGTTGAAGTTATGGTTCTGGATATCGATGAAGAACGTCGTCGTATCTCCTTGGGCCTGAAACAGTGCAAAGCCAATCCGTGGCAGCAGTTTGCTGAAACCCACAATAAAGGCGACCGTGTAGAAGGTAAGATTAAGTCAATCACTGACTTTGGTATCTTCATCGGTCTGGATGGCGGCATTGATGGTCTGGTGCACCTGTCTGACATTTCCTGGAACGTGGCTGGTGAAGAAGCCGTTCGCGAATACAAGAAAGGTGACGAAATCGCTGCTGTTGTATTGCAGGTTGATGCAGAGCGTGAGCGTATCTCTCTGGGCGTGAAACAGCTGGCTGAAGATCCGTTCAATAACTACCTGTCTGTTAACAAGAAAGGTGCGATTGTTACGGGTAAAGTCACCGCAGTTGACGCCAAAGGTGCTACAGTTGAATTAGCTGACGGTGTTGAAGGTTACCTGCGCGCTTCTGAAGCCTCTCGTGATCGCATCGAAGATGCCACGCTGGTTCTGAACGTTGGTGATGAAATCGAAGCCAAATACACTGGCGTTGATCGTAAGAACCGCGTAGTTAGCCTGTCCATCCGTGCTAAGGATGAAGCTGACGAGAAAGATGCTATCGCTTCTGTTAATAACAAACCGGAAGAAAGCAATTTCTCTAACGCGATGGCTGAAGCGTTCAAAGCCGCTAAAGGCGAGTAATGACGGTGGGGTGGGCAGTAATGGTTGGTTATTTTCTGCTCAGCCTTAAACGGTAGTAAGTTAATGTGGTGTGAACTGACCACACACTTGGAGGAAGCATGACCAAGTCTGAACTTATCGAAAGACTTGCTGGACAGCAATCTCATATCCCGGCCAAGTTGGTTGAGGATGCCGTCAAAGAGATGCTGGAACAGATGGCTACAACGCTGGCCAGTGGTGACCGCATCGAGATTCGCGGGTTTGGCAGTTTTTCACTCCACTACCGTGCACCGCGTGTTGGCCGTAATCCTAAAACCGGTGAAAAAGTGGAGCTGGAAGGCAAATATGTTCCGCATTTTAAACCGGGCAAAGAATTGCGTGACCGCGCCAATATCTACGAGTGACAGTCAACTGTCATCTCTATGTAATAAATAGCACCCGCAGGGTGCTATTTTTTTATCGCTATTCAGGGTATTTTAGCGAGTCGCTGATCGCGGTATCACGACTACCATGATTATTTTGCCAACAGTACGTAGGCAATAATGGGTTCTATTTTTTGTGGGGCCTGTAACCACGTATTGAATAGATTACCCAGTCCCTGTTTCTTATAGTCTGCGTCACAACTTCCCGAAGTGCCTTTTTGTCCGAGTCCATAAGTGCCACCGCCTTCCGCTTTAATCTGGCAATCAACGCGATGTCAGTAGACGCGGTTAAACCGGGTGAAGGGTGAATAGTGTGTTGAAGAAGGGAAATAACGTGATGTTGCTCCACCGGACAGGTAAATAACCGGTGAAGCGGGTGACGAGTTAGCGGTTATGCCGCTCTTTTAAGCGATCGATAATGGTGCCCAAATCCAGTTCTTGATCCTGAAGCAGAACCAGCAGGTGGTACATTAAATCTGCGGCTTCGTTGGTCAGTTCTTCTTTATCATGCACAGTAGCGGCTAACGCAGTTTCCAGCCCTTCTTCACCTACTTTCTGCGCAATGCGTTTGGTGCCACTGGCGTAGAGTTTCGCGGTATAAGAGCTGCCTGGGTCGGCATGTTTGCGCTCCGCCAGTAGCTGTTCGAGCTGATAAAGAAATTGCCACTGTGCTTGTGCCGGATGGAAACAACTGGTGTTGCCAAGATGGCAGGTTGGGCCGATAGGGTTGACCAGAATCAGCAGGGTATCGTTGTCACAATCGGGTGTGATGGAAACCACATTGAGAAAATGGCCAGAGGATTCTCCTTTTGTCCACAGACGCTGCTTGGTGCGGGAGTAGAAGGTAACTTTACCGCTTTGCAGGGTAGCCTGTAATGCGTCCTGATTCATGTAGCCCATCATCAGCACTTCACCGGAAACCGCATGTTGCACGATGACTGGCATCATGCCGTCGGTTTTTTGCCAGTCAAGCTGGCTCTGTTGCTGTTCGGTTAACACACCCTGATCTCCACGCCTTGTTGCTTAAGGAACTGCTTGAGTTCGCCAATATTTATGATTTGTTTATGAAAAACGGATGCGGCTAACGCCCCGTCAACCCCGGCGCTTAGAAAGGCATCGAGGAAATGCTGCATGGTACCCGCACCACCGGAGGCGATAAGCGGGACGTGGCAGACCTCACGTACCCGTTTTAACTGCGTGAGGTCATAGCCGTTACGCACGCCATCCTGATTCATCATATTAAGCACGATTTCGCCCGCGCCACGTTTTTGCACTTCCTGCACCCAGTCGAGGGTTTGCCACTGCGTGACGCGGGTGCGCGATTCATCACCGGTATACTGGTTCACATGGTACAGCCCGCTGTCGGCGTCATACCAGGTATCAATCCCGACAACGATACATTGCACGCCGTAGCGCTCGGCCAGCCGTGAGATTAAATCCGGGTCGGCCAGAGCGGGGGAGTTGATAGAGATTTTATCTGCGCCAAACGAGAGAATTTGCCCGGCATCTTCCACGCTTTTAATACCGCCGGCGACACAAAACGGAATATCGATCACCTCTGCAACCCGTGATACCCAGCTTTTGTCAACGACACGGCCATCGGACGAGGCGGTAATGTCATAAAATACCAGCTCATCCGCGCCCTCTTCAGCATAGCGCTTCGCCAGTGGGACGATATCGCCAATGATTTCGTGGTTGCGAAACTGTACGCCTTTGACCACTTGCCCGTCACGTACATCCAGACAGGGGATTATCCGTTTTGCCAGCATGAAATCGCCTCCGTTACAGTGAACTTTCCTTCCAATAAGGCACGGCCAACAATCACGCCTTGCACACCGCTATCACGCAGCGCGCGGATATCGTCCAGTGAGCCGATACCGCCGGAAGCCTGAAAGGCGACCTGTGGATAGCGAGTGCCGATCTCACGATAGAGCGCCACATTTGAGCCTTGCAGCGTGCCATCGCGGGAAATATCGGTGCACAGCACATGTTGCAGGCCAAACGGAAGATACCGCTCAACGGTTTCTTCAAGCGTAATGCCGGAATTCTCCTGCCAGCCACTGATGGCAATATTTTTTACCCCGTTGGCGTCAATGCGTACATCTAATGCCAGCACCAGAGCATCTGCGCCATAACGGGTAAACCACTGTTGCACCCGCTCCGGGTGTTTGACGGCCGTTGAGCCGATGACGACACGGCTGGCTCCGGCAGCCAGCAAGGCCTCAACGTCCTGTTCGGTACGAATACCTCCCCCGACCTGTACTGGCACGGAGACACCAGCGAGTAACGTTTGTAACAGCGGGATCTGGCGTGCTGCCGGATCCTTGGCCCCGGTCAGATCGACCAGATGCAAAACCTGGGCACCTTGCTGTTGATAGTCTTGCAGACGGGGAAGCGGGTCGCTGCCGTACTGACGTTGCTGCCCATAATCGCCCTGATGCAAACGGACGACCTGTCCATCAATCAGATCTAATGCAGGAATAATCATCGCGATTTACATCTCCAGAAAATTTTTCAGTAGCTGTGCACCGGCTGCACCAGAACGTTCAGGATGGAACTGGACGCCGTAGAAGTTCTCTTGCTGCACGGCTGCCGTGAACGCTTCGCCATAATGCGATTGTGCAATGGTATTTGCACACAATGGCATGGCATAGCTGTGGACAAAATAGAAGTGTGTGCCATCGGGAATATCACGAAACAGGCGGTGGCCTGCCTGTGATGTCACCTGATTCCACCCCATGTGCGGCAAAGGCAGACCGTGGTCAGCCATTTGTTGTACCGGGGTATCCACCAGCCCAAGCGTACGTACGCCACCGCTCTCTTCACTGTGACTGCCTAATAATTGCATACCGAGACAGATACCCAGCACCGGCTGGGTACAGGCTTTCACTAACTCGATAAGCTCGCGTTCGGCCAACTGTGCCATGGCTGCCTGGGCAGTGCCGACACCGGGCAGGAAGAGCTTATCGGCCCGTAGCACGACCTCTGGTGCACGGCTGACTTGTGGCTGATAGCCCAGTCGTTGTACGGCGTACATCACTGACGAGAGATTTGCGCAGCCGGTGTCCAGAATGACGACGTTCATCACAGCACCCCTTTGGAGCTTGGCAGTGTGTTGCCATCAACCCGAATCGCCTGACGCAGCGTACGACCAAAGACCTTAAACAGGCTTTCCACACGGTGATGATCATTACGACCTTTGGTTTTCAGGTGCAGTGTGCAGCCCATCGCATAAGACAGTGAGCGGAAGAAATGTTCAACCATCTCAGTGCTCAGATCGCCCACGCGCTGATAATTAAACTCTGCTTTATATTCAAGATGAGGGCGACCAGAGATATCCAGCGCACAGCGTGCCAGGCACTCATCCATCGGCAACACAAAACCAAAACGGCCAATTCCGCGTTTGTCACCCAGCGCTTTATTCAGCGCTTCGCCCAGCGCCAGCGCGGTGTCTTCGACGGTGTGGTGATCATCAATGTACAAATCGCCTTTTACATCGATATTCATGCGAAAACCGCCATGGGTGGAGATTTGATCCAGCATGTGATCGAAAAAGCCGACGCCAGTATGGATTTTGCTGCTGCCTTCTCTGTCGAGCCAGACGTTGACATCGATGGCCGTTTCACGAGTAATACGGCTGACGTGTGCGTGACGATCGCGGCGCGTCAGTTGTGTGGTGATGGCCTGCCAGTTGAGGCCGTCACGCTGATAACGCAGACCGGTAATGCCCATATTCTGCGCCAGTTGTACATCGGTTTCCCGGTCGCCAATCACGTAGCTGTTGGCGCTGTCCATCACGTTCTCTTTGAGGAAGGCATCGACCAGAGCGGTTTTGGGCTTACGGCAATCGCAGTTATCGCCGGGGAAATGCGGGCAAATCAAGACACGTTCAAAGTGGATGCCCTGAGAGGTGAAAATTTGCATCATCAACTGATGCGGCGGATCAAAATCCGCCTGCGGGAAACTGCTGGTGCCAAGACCATCCTGATTGGTGATCATCACCAGTTTGAAGCCCGCTTGCTGCAACGACAGCAATGAGGGGATCACATTCGGCTCCAGCGCCAGCTTGTCCAGCCGGTCAACCTGAAAGTCTTCGGGGGCTCAGCAATCAGTGTGCCGTCGCGGTCGATGAAAAGGTACTTTAATCCCACAGTGATTCCTCAAATTATGCTGTTGTGCCTGACAGCGCTTGCAGTGCACTAATCACACGCTCGCACTCGTATCGGGTGCCGATGCTGATACGCAGACAGCCAGCCAGCCCCGGTTGTTTGTTCTGATCGCGTAAAATAATGCCCTGATCCCACAAGGTTTTAAAGACTGCTGGTGAGTCGTTAAAGCGCACCAGCACATAATTGCCTTCCCCAGGGGAAGCCGTTTCTATGATAGGCAGCGTTTTCAGTGCATCTAGCAGCCAGCGGCGGTTATCACACACCTCGGCAACATGGCGGCGCATCTTTGCCAGCCCTTCATCGGATAAGGCCTGTGCCGCGATATCGGCAACGGGCAATGCCAGTGGATAAGGCGCAATCACTTTTAACAGCAGTGTAATGATTTCCGGGCTTGCCAGCGTAAAGCCACAGCGCAGCCCTGCCAGTGCGAAGGCTTTCGATAACGTGCGCAGCACCACCTGATGGGGGTATTGTGCCAGCCAGCTCACGGTGCTGGCCTGCGGGCAGAATTCGATGTAAGCCTCATCAATGGCGACAATTGCCCGGCCACGGGCCAGCTCGAGCAGGCGACGCAAATCATCAGGGTTAATCAGGTTGCCGGTTGGATTATTCGGCGAACAGACGTAAATCACCTTCACGTTATCCAGCGAGCGTGCAATCGCCTCAACGTCAAGCTGCCAGTCAGAAAGCGCCGGAATGACACGCCGCTCGACACCAAAGGTTTCAGCGCTGACGGCATACATGCCGTAAGTCGGCGGACAGTACAGGATAGCGTCTTGACCGGGTTCACAAAAAGCACGAATAAGTAGCTCGATGCCTTCATCTGCGCCGCGGCTGACCAGCACCTGATCCGGGTTAACGCCCGCATAGGCCGCATAACGCGCAATGACCTGAACCGGCTGGCATTCCGGGTAGCGGTTTAACGTCTGCATCGTCAACTGGTATTCCGTCGCCTGCGGGTATTCGTTGGCATTCAGCCAGACATCACCTTTGCCACCCAAACGGCGGGCGGACTGATACGGAGTGAGGCGGCGCACGTTATCGCGTGCCAAATTTTCAATGCTCATGCTTGCTCCTTTAAGGCGTTGACGCGCAATGTCACAGCGTTTTTATGGGCTGTTAACTGTTCTGCCTGAGCCATAATTTCGATGGTTGAGGCAAGCCCCAGCAGTCCTTCCGGTGAGAGTTGCTGTACGGTCATGCGTTTTTGGAAATCGGCTAATCCCAGGCTTGAGTAAGTGGCGGTATACCCGTAGGTTGGCAGTACGTGATTGGTGCCAGAGGCATAATCACCGGCAGATTCGGGCGACCAGTCACCTAAAAACACGGAGCCTGCGCTGGTAATGTGCTCGACCAGCGAGGCCGCATCACGGGTTTGGATTATCAGATGTTCCGGGCCGTACCGGTTGCTGATTGCCAGACATTGTGCGACATCGCGGGTGACGATAACCCGGCTACTGTCGAGCGCCTGACGGGCAATATCCGCGCGTGACAAGGTGATTAACTGGCGCTCGACGGCCTCAATGACCGCGCGAGCCAGATTTTCGTCCGGCGTTAGCAGGATAACCTGAGAATCCGGGCCGTGCTCGGCCTGTGAGAGCAGGTCGGCGGCGATGAAATCCGGCGTGGCTCCGTTGTCGGCAATCACCAAAACTTCGGACGGGCCCGCTGGCATATCAATCGCTGCGCCATCGAGCAGTTGGCTTATCTGGCGCTTGGCTTCTGTGACATACGCGTTGCCGGGGCCAAAGATTTTATCGACCTTGGGCACGCTGTCTGTGCCGAATGCCATGGCGGCAATCGCTTGCGCTCCACCAAGCTGGAACACTTCCTGTACGCCACATAATTGTGCGGCATAGAGAATTTCATCAGCAATCGGCGGTGGCGAGCAGAGAATAACGCGCTGGCATCCGGCAATGTGGGCCGGTGTCGCCAGCATCAGCACTGTAGACAGCAGCGGGGCTGAACCACCGGGAATATACAGCCCGACATTGGCAATCGGGCGTGTAAGTTGCTGACAACGTACGCCTGGCTGCGTTTCGACGTCCACTGTGGGCAGTTTTTGCGCGTTGTGGAAGCGCTCGATATTACGTACCGCATTACTCATGGCTTGCTTGATATCATCGCCAAGGCGAGCAGCGGCCGCCTGAATCTCCTCATCCGTGATGCGCAGCTGTTTGACCTGCACTTTGTCAAAACGGGCACTGTAATCGCGTAATGCGTCGTCGCCTTGACGGCGAACCTCAGCCAGAATGTCACTGACGATAGCGCTGATTTTGTCCGACGCGGAGATAGCCGGGCGCGTCAGCAACTGACGCTGTTCTTCTTCACTGCATGCCTGCCAGTCAATCAGGGTATTGAAGCGGTTGCTCATGAGCTTACTCCATCATTTTCTCGATAGGCAGTACCAGAATAGAGCTGGCACCCAGTGATTTCAGTTTCTCCATAGTTTCCCAAAATAGGGTTTCACTGCTGACCATGTGCATGGCAACACGGTTCTGGTCGCCGGCCAGCGGCAGAATGGTCGGGCGTTCGGCTCCGGGCAGTAACGCAATCACTTCTTCCAGGCGATCGCTCGGCGCGTGCAACATGATGTATTTGGATTCTCGGGCCTGAATCACGCCTTGCATACGGGTGAGCAGTTTATCGATCAACTGCTGTTTTTCGGTGGGCATCTCGCCATCACGCTGAATCAGACAGGCTTTGGAGCGATAAATCACTTCGACTTCACGCAAGCCATTGGCCTCAAGCGTGGCACCGGTAGACACCAAATCGCAGATAGCATCGGCAAGGCCTGCGCGCGGCGCGACTTCGACAGAACCGTTGAGCAGGCAAGATTTAAAGCTGACACCTTGTTTATCAAGATATTTTTTCAGCAGGTGAGGGTAAGAGGTTGCAATACGTTTATTGTCGAGACACTGCGGGCCGGTGTACTCCTCATCGAGTGGCATAGCCAAAGACAGACGGCAGCCACCGAAATCGAGGCGGCGCAGTGTGAAGTAACGCGGGTCTTCACCCTGTGCCCGTCGGTTTAACAACTCTTCTTCCAGCACGTTTTCACCGATGATGCCTAAATCGACGACGCCGTCCATCACCAGACCGGGAATATCGTCATCGCGTACCCGCAGAATATCGATAGGCATGTTCTCGGCGAACGCTATCAAACGCTGCTGGTGCAGGTTGATCTTGATACCGCACCGCGCCAGTAATTCCCTTGAGTCATCGCTCAGGCGGCCTGATTTCTGCATTGCGATACGTAAACGTGTTTTATCCAGCATGTGAACCTCAATTTATCCTGTCTGTGATGCCTGTTAAGCAGGCTTTTTAAAAAATTCCGGGCAATAAAAAAAGCCCCCGGAATCGATCTTCCGGGGGCTTTTCTACGCGCTTACCGCCACTGGAAGATAGGTCGTCTTCCAGCACCAATCGCCTGAAAGACTAGTCAGGGTGATGGTGATGATGGTGGTTGAAGTTAACGCGTAACATAATTTTTCTCTCTACGATGTTTTAGTATATTGCGACGGGTTGGCTGATAAGCTAACACCCGCGTCTTTAGGGAAGTAACCTAAACCATGTTGATAGCGTCGCGCAACATTTTTTTATCGCGGCTGTTTTTTAGTTACGCTGATTTTTAGCCGTGCCGTTTTTGGGCATAGAATAAAAGCAGTCTGGCGATGAAATCAGGGGACGGGTGCATAATGTCCCAATGAGATACGACAACAGGGCCGGGAGGTCAGAATCCGCATGAAAAAGATATCGATTATCGGGCTTGGCTGGCTTGGTATGCCGCTGGCACTGGCATTGCAGTCTCGCGGGTATCAGGTGGTTGGCAGTAAAACGACGGCCGATGGCGTAAGCGCGGCACGGCTGTCTGGGGTGGCATGCCATTGCCTGAGCCTGACGCCGGAGATTAACGTCGATGCTGAGGGGCTTGAGGCGCTGCTGAATGTTGATGCGCTGATTATCACCTTACCGCCAGGGCGCGTTGAGCGAGCCGGCGGGCATTATTTGCAGGCGGTTGAGCAGGTGGTGAACAGCGCGCTGGCATTCGGCGTGGCGCGCATTATCTATACCAGTTCGATATCGGTTTATGGTGCAGTCAGTGGGCGGATAAAAGAAAATTGCCTGCCTAAACCTGAAACACATGCAGGCCAGGTGTTATATCAACTGGAGCAGTGGCTGCATGCTCTGCCACATACTGAGGTCGATATTCTCAGGCTGGCCGGATTAGTGGGC
This sequence is a window from Dickeya aquatica. Protein-coding genes within it:
- the hisH gene encoding imidazole glycerol phosphate synthase subunit HisH, with amino-acid sequence MNVVILDTGCANLSSVMYAVQRLGYQPQVSRAPEVVLRADKLFLPGVGTAQAAMAQLAERELIELVKACTQPVLGICLGMQLLGSHSEESGGVRTLGLVDTPVQQMADHGLPLPHMGWNQVTSQAGHRLFRDIPDGTHFYFVHSYAMPLCANTIAQSHYGEAFTAAVQQENFYGVQFHPERSGAAGAQLLKNFLEM
- the ihfB gene encoding integration host factor subunit beta is translated as MTKSELIERLAGQQSHIPAKLVEDAVKEMLEQMATTLASGDRIEIRGFGSFSLHYRAPRVGRNPKTGEKVELEGKYVPHFKPGKELRDRANIYE
- the hisIE gene encoding bifunctional phosphoribosyl-AMP cyclohydrolase/phosphoribosyl-ATP diphosphatase HisIE, producing MLTEQQQSQLDWQKTDGMMPVIVQHAVSGEVLMMGYMNQDALQATLQSGKVTFYSRTKQRLWTKGESSGHFLNVVSITPDCDNDTLLILVNPIGPTCHLGNTSCFHPAQAQWQFLYQLEQLLAERKHADPGSSYTAKLYASGTKRIAQKVGEEGLETALAATVHDKEELTNEAADLMYHLLVLLQDQELDLGTIIDRLKERHNR
- the cmk gene encoding (d)CMP kinase yields the protein MAVTVPVITVDGPGGAGKGTLCKALANALQWNLLDSGAIYRVLALAALHHQVDVTSEEALVPLASHLDVRFVPQQDQLQVILEGEDVSNAIRTQEVGNTASQAAVFPRVREALLRRQRAFREMPGLIADGRDMGTVVFPDAPVKIFLDASAEERAKRRMLQLQEKGFNVNFERLLSEIKERDDRDRGRSVAPLVAAPDALLLDSTNMTLDDVVARALAYVRERLSLAV
- the rpsA gene encoding 30S ribosomal protein S1 — its product is MDVKFENPKIINMTESFAQLFEESLKEIETRPGSIVRGVVVAIDKDVVLVDAGLKSESAIPVEQFKNAQGEIEIQVGDEVDVALDAVEDGFGETLLSREKAKRHEAWLMLEKAYEEAATVTGVINGKVKGGFTVELNGIRAFLPGSLVDVRPVRDTLHLEGKELEFKVIKLDQKRNNVVVSRRAVIESENSAERDQLLENLQEGMEVKGIVKNLTDYGAFVDLGGVDGLLHITDMAWKRVKHPSEIVNVGDEITVKVLKFDRERTRVSLGLKQLGEDPWVAIAKRYPEGTKLTGRVTNLTDYGCFVEIEEGVEGLVHVSEMDWTNKNIHPSKVVNVGDVVEVMVLDIDEERRRISLGLKQCKANPWQQFAETHNKGDRVEGKIKSITDFGIFIGLDGGIDGLVHLSDISWNVAGEEAVREYKKGDEIAAVVLQVDAERERISLGVKQLAEDPFNNYLSVNKKGAIVTGKVTAVDAKGATVELADGVEGYLRASEASRDRIEDATLVLNVGDEIEAKYTGVDRKNRVVSLSIRAKDEADEKDAIASVNNKPEESNFSNAMAEAFKAAKGE
- the hisC gene encoding histidinol-phosphate transaminase, producing MSIENLARDNVRRLTPYQSARRLGGKGDVWLNANEYPQATEYQLTMQTLNRYPECQPVQVIARYAAYAGVNPDQVLVSRGADEGIELLIRAFCEPGQDAILYCPPTYGMYAVSAETFGVERRVIPALSDWQLDVEAIARSLDNVKVIYVCSPNNPTGNLINPDDLRRLLELARGRAIVAIDEAYIEFCPQASTVSWLAQYPHQVVLRTLSKAFALAGLRCGFTLASPEIITLLLKVIAPYPLALPVADIAAQALSDEGLAKMRRHVAEVCDNRRWLLDALKTLPIIETASPGEGNYVLVRFNDSPAVFKTLWDQGIILRDQNKQPGLAGCLRISIGTRYECERVISALQALSGTTA
- the aroA gene encoding 3-phosphoshikimate 1-carboxyvinyltransferase, whose amino-acid sequence is MQESLTLQPISLINGTINMPGSKSVSNRALLLAALAEGTTCLTNLLDSDDVRHMLNALSALGVHYQLSTDRTTCEITGLGRAFVASAPLELFLGNAGTAMRPLAAALCLSDGDIVLTGEPRMKERPIGHLVDALRQGGAKIDYLEQEHYPPVRLKGGFQGGDISVDGSVSSQFLTALLMAAPLAKQDTRIRIKGDLVSKPYIDITLHMMKTFGITVINEGYQTFVVCGNQRYRSPGQYLVEGDASSASYFLAAAAIRGGTVRVTGVGRASVQGDIRFADVLEKMGAHIRWGDDYIECQRGELHAIDMDMNHIPDAAMTIATTALFAQGGTTTLRNIYNWRVKETDRLAAMATELRKVGAEVEEGHDYIRITPPSQLKTADIGTYNDHRMAMCFSLVALSDTPITILDPKCTAKTFPDYFQQLERLSQHG
- the hisF gene encoding imidazole glycerol phosphate synthase subunit HisF; this translates as MLAKRIIPCLDVRDGQVVKGVQFRNHEIIGDIVPLAKRYAEEGADELVFYDITASSDGRVVDKSWVSRVAEVIDIPFCVAGGIKSVEDAGQILSFGADKISINSPALADPDLISRLAERYGVQCIVVGIDTWYDADSGLYHVNQYTGDESRTRVTQWQTLDWVQEVQKRGAGEIVLNMMNQDGVRNGYDLTQLKRVREVCHVPLIASGGAGTMQHFLDAFLSAGVDGALAASVFHKQIINIGELKQFLKQQGVEIRVC
- the hisA gene encoding 1-(5-phosphoribosyl)-5-[(5-phosphoribosylamino)methylideneamino]imidazole-4-carboxamide isomerase: MIIPALDLIDGQVVRLHQGDYGQQRQYGSDPLPRLQDYQQQGAQVLHLVDLTGAKDPAARQIPLLQTLLAGVSVPVQVGGGIRTEQDVEALLAAGASRVVIGSTAVKHPERVQQWFTRYGADALVLALDVRIDANGVKNIAISGWQENSGITLEETVERYLPFGLQHVLCTDISRDGTLQGSNVALYREIGTRYPQVAFQASGGIGSLDDIRALRDSGVQGVIVGRALLEGKFTVTEAISCWQNG